TCGAACCCGGCGGATACAGACCGCGCAATACGCGGTTGAACAGCGGCCGGTCGATGGAATCGCGCAACTCGGCGTAGGCCTTGAAGCTGATGCCCGTCACGAACAGGTTGGGGTCGAAACTCGGCTGGCTGACCATGGCCAGCACTTCGCCCGTCTTCGGGTCCAGCGCCACCACCGCACCGCGACGACCGCCCAGGGCCATTTCGGCGGCTTCCTGCAACTTGATGTCCAGGCTCAGCACAATGTCCTTGCCCGGCAAAGGATCGGTACGCTTGAGCACGCGCAATACGCGGCCACGGGCGTTGGTCTCGACCTCTTCGTAACCCACCTGACCATGCAGTTCGGGCTCGTAGAAGCGCTCGATGCCGGTTTTGCCAATGTGGTGAGTGCCGCTGTAATTGACCGGATCGAGGGTTTTGAGCTCTTTCTCGTTGATGCGCCCCATATAGCCGACCGAGTGGGCAAAGTGCGCACCCTGCGGGTAGTGCCGCACCAACTGCGCCACCACCTCCACGCCCGGCAGGCGGAACTGGTTCACCGCGATCCGGGCGATCTGTTCTTCGTTCAGCTCGAACAGGATCGGCACCGGCTCGAAAGGCCGGCGCCCCTGCTTCATGCGCTTCTCGAAAATCACCCGGTCTTCCGGCGTGAGCTGCAGCACCTCGACAATCACATCGAGGACCTGCTGCCAGTCGCCGGAACGCTCGCGGGTCATGCTCAGGCTGAAGCTGGGCCGGTTATCCGCCACCACCACGCCATTACGGTCGAAAATCAGCCCACGGGTCGGCGGGATCGGCTGCACATGCACCCGATTGTTTTCCGACAAGGTGGAGTGATACTCGTACTGGATCACCTGCAAGTAATACAGGCGCGCGATCAGCACCCCGATCAGCGCTACCACCATGATCGCGCCAAACACCACGCGCGCCCGTACAAGACGTGCGTCTTTCTCGTGGTCCTTGATGCGGATCGGCTGGGTCATCGGGAATGGCGCAGATTATTTGTGGTAAGGGTGCCCGGACAGAACTGTCCAGGCGCGATACAGCTGTTCACCGATCAGAATCCTTACCAACGGGTGCGGTAGCGTGAGTGCCGACAGCGACCAGCGCTGATCGGCCCGCGCACAGACTTCCGGCGCCAGCCCCTCGGGGCCGCCGACCATGAAGTTGACGGTGCGCGAATCCAGGCGCCAGCGGTCCAGTTCCACCGCCAACTGCTCGGTGCTCCAGGGCTTGCCGTGCACTTCGAGGGTGACGATGCGCTCGTTGGGGCCGACCTTGGCCAACATGGCTTCGCCTTCCTGACGGATAAAGCGCGCCACGTCGGCATTCTTGCCCCGGGTATTGAGCGGTATTTCCACCAGCTCA
This region of Pseudomonas sp. MUP55 genomic DNA includes:
- the rlmH gene encoding 23S rRNA (pseudouridine(1915)-N(3))-methyltransferase RlmH; translation: MRLRLIAVGSRMPKWVEEGWHEYAKRLPAELSLELVEIPLNTRGKNADVARFIRQEGEAMLAKVGPNERIVTLEVHGKPWSTEQLAVELDRWRLDSRTVNFMVGGPEGLAPEVCARADQRWSLSALTLPHPLVRILIGEQLYRAWTVLSGHPYHK
- the mrdA gene encoding penicillin-binding protein 2 — encoded protein: MTQPIRIKDHEKDARLVRARVVFGAIMVVALIGVLIARLYYLQVIQYEYHSTLSENNRVHVQPIPPTRGLIFDRNGVVVADNRPSFSLSMTRERSGDWQQVLDVIVEVLQLTPEDRVIFEKRMKQGRRPFEPVPILFELNEEQIARIAVNQFRLPGVEVVAQLVRHYPQGAHFAHSVGYMGRINEKELKTLDPVNYSGTHHIGKTGIERFYEPELHGQVGYEEVETNARGRVLRVLKRTDPLPGKDIVLSLDIKLQEAAEMALGGRRGAVVALDPKTGEVLAMVSQPSFDPNLFVTGISFKAYAELRDSIDRPLFNRVLRGLYPPGSTIKPAVAIAGLDSGVVTASSRVYDPGYYMLPNYDHKYRNWNRTGDGYVDLDTAIMRSNDTYFYDLAHKLGIDRLSAYMGKFGLGQKVSLDMFEESPGLMPSREWKRATRRQAWFPGETLILGIGQGYMQATPLQLAQATALVANKGVWNRPHLARTIEGEKPVDENPIPDIVLRDSSDWAKVNHGMQQVMHGARGTARKAAIGAQYRIAGKSGTAQVVAIKQGEKYDRSKVQERHRDHALFVGFAPADDPKIVVAVMVENGESGSGVAAPVVRQVMDAWLLAADGRLKPEYGGPPSSPEVTAREE